The genomic segment TGATTAATTTTAGATGGGCTCACTTCTGTCTCGATTACAAACTCATTAAAGAAAGGTTGAGCATAAGCCAACCGCATTCCAGGGAGTTTAGCAATTTCCTGAGCTGCATAGTGCGCTTTTTGAAGATTTAAGTTAGCCATATCTTTAAGTCCTTTTTTGCCAAGACCTGTCAAATGAATTGTAAAAGCTAAGGCGCATAGAGCTTCATTGGAACAAATATTGGAGGTCGCTTTTTCCCGGCGAATATGCTGTTCGCGGGCTTGTAATGTAAGGACATATCCCTTTTTACCTTTTTTATCTGTGGTCGCCCCAACAATTCGTCCAGGCATCCGGCGAACATACTTATCTCGTGTTGCTAAGTAACCAAGATATGGCCCCCCATAATTAAGCGGATTACCAAAAGGTTGCCCTTCTCCAACAACGATATCAGCCCCTAGTTCCCCTGGCGATTTCAACAGTCCTAAGGAAACGGGATTGACGGACATTATAAATAAAGCGCCTTGGTCATGGGCCAGTTTACCGATCTGCTCGGCTTTCTCAATCGCGCCAAAGAAATTTGGGCTTTGGAGAAGAACACCTGCGACATCCTTTTCTAGATACCTTTCTAGAGCGTCCAGATCGACAACCCCATCTTTTGAGGGAACTTCAACCATTTCAACGCCCCGCGGAGGTAAGTAGGTTTGAAGCACTTCCCTATACTCTGGATGAATAGTTGCAGGAACTAGAACTTTCTTGCGGCGAGTCGCATCGCAGCTCATCAGTGATGCCTCAGCCAAAGCAGAAGCCCCATCATACATTGAGGCATTGGCCGCATCCATCCCTGTCAGCTCACAAACCAGGGTCTGATATTCATAAATCGCCATCAATGTTCCTTGGCTAATTTCCGGTTGGTAAGGTGTATATGCTGTATAAAATTCAGAGCGCATAAGAAGTTGATCAACATAGCTCGGGATATAGTGCTCATAAGCGCCGGCTCCCAAATAAGAAGTATACTCCTCTAAATTCCCATTGCGGTTAGCTATTCCCTTAACCAGTTTCACAAGATCTTGCTCAGCCATTCCTCCAAGAACGTTCAAATTCGTTTTCAGCCGAACAGTTCCCGGGATATCTTTAAATAGATCATCGATCGACTGTACTCCGATCCTAGATAAAAGCTGTTCCCGCTGGTCTGCCGTGTTCGGCACATAATTCATTTTAGTTGCCCTCCTCAAGTAAGGCTTCATATTCGGCTGCAGATAACAAGTCATCAAGAGCTTTGAGGTCGTCTACTTCAACTTTGATTAACCACCCTTCACCGTAGGGATCACTATTTAGTGTATCGGGAGCATCAAGAACAGTCTGGTTAAATTCAAGAACTTTTCCGGTCACTGCCGCAACGATATCGGAAACCGCTTTAACTGACTCAACAGTACCATAAGCCTCTCCTGCGCTTACCGTTACTCCTTCTTCAGGAAGCTCAACAAAAACAACATCCCCTAGACTTTCTTGAGCATGATCTGTAATTCCTAAGGTCACAATATTTCCGTCTACTTTCGCCCACTCGTGTGTTTTGCTGTACTTAAGATTTGTTGGATTCATGATAATTCCTCCCTAAATTTAATTTAATAATAATCCGGGTCGTGTAGCTTCCCGCACATCCATTCACTCAGCGCTCCAGGGCTGACAGCGCCTTTTCCCATCCGTGGAGGCGCTTGCACTAGGCACGTCCATGTGCCGTCGGCGCACTCACTTTTGTGGCAGCTTCGCCAAACCTAAGGGTATTACCTGAAGTGAACCAGAATACAATCCAAATTTAGCGCGCTCTTTTATAAAAGGGGGTAGGGATAATTTGTGCTTTAACCGCTTTGCCTCGAATAATGACGTCTAAAGTGGAACCCATTTCTGCTAAATCAGCACGGACTAAGCCTAACGCGATATTTTTGTTCAAAGTTGGAGAGAAAGAACCCGAGGTGATAAAACCGACTTCTTCTCCATCTTTTTGTATAAGGTAATGTGAACGAGCAATCCCGCGTTCAATCATTTCTAAGCCCACGAGTTTTCGGGAAAGTCCTTTTTCTTTCTGCGCTTCAAGAGCTTCCTTACCCACGAATTTCTCTTTGGCAAGCTTCACAAAGAAACCAATTCCTGCTTCAAGCGGAGAAATCTCTTGACCCAGTTCGTTGCCATAAAGGGGAAGCTTTGCTTCGAAACGCAAGGTATCCCTTGCCCCGAGGCCAATGGGCTGAATACCTTCAGATTTACCTGCTTCAAGAATCTTCCGCCAAAGTTCGGGAGCTTTCTCGGGAGCTGAATAGATCTCAAAACCATCTTCGCCAGTATACCCTGTGCGAGAAATAAGGCAGGGTACCCCGTTTACTTCTCCATGTTTAAACCAATAATATTTAATTTCCGAAAGATCTATTGACGTCAGTCCTTGCAAAATTTTCTCGGATAAGGGGCCTTGCAACGCCAATTGGGCCACTTCAGCTGACTTATTGTTCAACTGTACGTCATACCCTTTAGCCTGTTCAAGCATCCAAGCATAGTCTTTATCCGTATTTGAAGCATTAACCACGATATAGAAATGTTCTATACCATAACGATAAACCAAAAGATCATCAACAATTCCACCCTCCGGATAACACATCGGAGAATACAGAATCTGCCCATCCTGAATTAGGGTAACATCATTGGTAATCAAGTTCTGCACAAAGGAAAGTGCTTCTTTCCCTTTAACATCTACTTCACCCATATGTGATACGTCAAAAAGACCGGCTTTCGTACGAACCGTATTATGTTCTTCAATAACTCCAGCATACTGAACTGGCATTTCCCAACCACCAAAATCAATAAGCTTGGCTTTAGCTGCTTGATGTTCCTCATAAAGAGGAGTACGTTTGAGTTCCGCCACTAAAAAACACCTCCTTAAGTTTTGAGTATTACCAAATTCATGGCTTTCATGAGAAAAGTATAGTGTTACAAGATAAAATGAATATAAAAAGGACAGAGGATAGCGCTTCGCGCTTCCTCTGTCCTTTAACCTGAGAGATTCGCCTTTCGGCTTCCCCTTTGGTGTTCTCGTTCGAGAAACTCTCCAGAGCCCCGTCTTTCAGCAGTACATTTGCCTGAGAGTTTCCCTTCCTAAATGAGCGATCTAAGAAGTTTTCTCCTTCGGCGTCCGGTTTTACCGGATCTCTCCCACTGAAATCATTCGGTCATATGTATTTATCTTGTGTCTCCTACATTATACGCAGACAGTACTTATTCGTCTACTCCTAAAAGCAATTCTTCGAAAATTATTCATATTCATTTTAATTATAATTTAAGAGCTAAACTATTTAAATCATCACCGACGCGTTGAACTTTCTCAATCATCTGGGCAATTTCTTGTGTTGCTTTCGCCTGTTCTTCAGTAATCTCCTTATTTTGAACTACTCCTTGAGTGATTCGCTCGATAATCTCTTGAAATTGATTTAAAATCGTGCCAATCTCATTAGCAGAACGATTGCTTTCCTCCGCTAGTTTCCGTACTTCTTCAGCAACTACCGAAAATCCTTTTCCATGCTCACCTGCACGTGCTGCTTCAATAGCTGCATTCAACCCCAACAAATTGGTTTGAGTCGAGACTCGGCGAATGAATTCCAAAATATTCGTCGTTTCTTTCACTTGTTCTTTACCTTCGTAGGCAACTTCAGATACGGTATGACTGATTCCTGCAACTTCTTCTGCCGAAGCTGCCATTTCCTGAATCGCTCCCGCTGCTTGTTCAATTGCTTGGTGTAACTGGTTGACATGCTTTCGAATTATATCTTTTAATTCCTGATCTTTTAATAAGGAAATAACCATGCCTACAGCGATGCGTGCAACAGGCGTAACCACCTCGATCGGTCCAGCGATTCCAAAGCTTCCTAATTTTGTTCCTTCCGACCTGACCGCTATATTAAGACCCTCACGTTGTCCTCCATTAGATCGCTCTTCATCCTCTTTAGTGACCGCAATTTCATTAACCGAAGTCGTCATGATTTTCTTGCTTCCCTGGTGTATTTTACCTACCCGAGTTCCTGCTGAGTCCGCGATTATTTTTCCTGTTGAATCACATACAATGCCATGAAAGCCACTTTCTGTATAAATCAGTTGAACAATTTGGTCTGCAATTTGCTGAGTAAGAATCACTGAATCCACTTCCCTACTGTTATTGTAACTTATAAATATATTATTTTCCGACAAAATCCTTTGTATATTGTAAACTATCCTGAAGTAAATTGTCTATACAAAAATCCTAAGGGTGAGAGTCTCCTTTTCCACCCTTAGGATTGCTAATCAATCTATTCTATTCCTTTAACAACTGAGGCACACCGTGGGCAGAGCGTGGGATGGGCTTCATCCTTGCCCACTTCAGTATGATACATCCAGCAACGTTCACACTTTTCACCAGCTGCTGAGCTGACCTTAATCCTTAAGCCTTCGATATCTTCGGCTACAGTTGCCTCTACAGGCGTTTCTTCTGTGGGTTGATGTAACTCAACATCAGAAACAATGAAGATTTCCGCAAGGTTAGGAACTCCTTGCAGGAATTCATAGAGATCAGCTGGGGTGTAAAGATCAACTTGAGCGGTAAGCGGATGATTGATGAGCTTATCTTGACGGGCTTTCTCCAAAGCCTTCGTGACCTCAGCACGTAAGGATAAGATTTGATCCCATTTAGCTCCAAGTTGTTCATCCATCCATTCCGGCTTCACTGTAGGCATTTTTTCAACTTGAATATTTACCCCTTCAGCTACACCTGAGACATAAGGCCAAATTTCATCCGCTGTGAAGGTAAGTACCGGAGCAATTAAGCGTACCAGAGCATCCAAGGACTGATAAAGAACTGTTTGCGCAGAACGACGCAGTGTGGATTTCTTCCCTTCGACATAGAGGCGATCTTTGGCAATATCGAGATAAATAGCGCTCATCTCAATCGTACAGAAATTATGGACGGTATGATATACCCAGTGGAACTCATATTTTTCATACCCTTCAAGCACACGGTCGATCACTTTTCCAAGTTGAAGAAGCGCCCAGCGATCAATCTCAGGGAGCTCAGCGTAAGGAACTTGATCCTTTGCTGGGTCAAAGTCATTGAGGTTACTGAGCAGAAAACGTAAAGTATTCCGGATCTTTCGGTAAGCTTCCGACATCTGTTTCATAATGCGTTGAGAAGCTGCTACATCGTTTTTATAATCCGCTGAAGCAACCCAGAGTCTTAAGATATCTGCTCCCATTTGGTTCACGACTTGAAGCGGATCAACCCCATTACCCAAAGACTTTGACTGTTTCCGCCCTTGCTCATCCACGAGGAATCCATGAGTAAGTACGGCTTTATAGGGAGCCTTGCCAAAAGCGGCGACAGATGTCGACAAGGAAGAGTTAAACCAACCTCGATGCTGGTCAGAGCCCTCCAAATAGAGGTCAGCAGGCCAGGTAAGTTCCTCTCTCTGCTTGAGAACTCCAGCATAACTTGTCCCCGAATCAAACCAAACATCCATGATATCCGATTCCTTGCGGAACGCATGGCCCCCACAAGGGCAGGTCGTTCCCTCCGGAAGAAGTTCTTCAGCTGGATGTGCAAACCAAGCATCTGAACCTTCTTGACGGAAGATCTCTTGAAGTTTAGCAATCGTTTCATCGTTAACGAGCTCTTTGCCGCAATCCTCACAGTAAAAAATCGGGATCGGAACACCCCAAGTCCGTTGTCGGGAAATGCACCAGTCTCCTCGATCTCGAACCATATTGTAAATTCGATCTCTACCCCAAGCCGGAATCCATTGAACTTGATCAATCTGCTCTAAGGCTTCTTTACGGAAACCATCGATTGATGCAAACCATTGCTCTGTTGCGCGGAAAATAATCGGATTTTTGCAGCGCCAGCAGTGAGGATAACTATGGGTAATCTTTTCTTCAAGTACTAGAGCATTCGCCTTAGTAAGGTCTTCAATCACGATCGGATTAGCTTTACCAACTTTCAGTCCGACATAAGGTCCGCCTTCTTCAGTAAACTTACCTTGATGGTCGACTGGACAAATGACCGGCAAATCATATTTTTTCCCAACGATAAAGTCATCTTCCCCATGACCAGGAGCCGTATGAACGCAACCCGTTCCTGCTTCAAGTGTAACATGCTCACCGAGGATTAATAGCGATTCTCTATCGAGGAGTGGATGTTGACATGTAATCAACTC from the Desulfitobacterium metallireducens DSM 15288 genome contains:
- the ileS gene encoding isoleucine--tRNA ligase yields the protein MDYRDTLNLPETDFPMRGNLPQREPEILKKWEENNLYEHVQKARAGHKKFILHDGPPYANGDIHLGHALNKVLKDIIVKYKTMMGYDAPYVPGWDTHGLPIEQQVIKKVGLNRHAVSTLEFRAHCKEYAKKYVGIQREGFKRLGVRGDWDHPYLTFHKEYEAEQIGVFGEMAKKGYIYKGLKPVYWCPSCETALAEAEIEYADQTSSAIYVKFAVKEGKGILNEANTYVVIWTTTPWTIPANVAISLHPDFTYAQVKVGDEHWIVAEGLLERLRALWNLALPVEKTFVGKDLELITCQHPLLDRESLLILGEHVTLEAGTGCVHTAPGHGEDDFIVGKKYDLPVICPVDHQGKFTEEGGPYVGLKVGKANPIVIEDLTKANALVLEEKITHSYPHCWRCKNPIIFRATEQWFASIDGFRKEALEQIDQVQWIPAWGRDRIYNMVRDRGDWCISRQRTWGVPIPIFYCEDCGKELVNDETIAKLQEIFRQEGSDAWFAHPAEELLPEGTTCPCGGHAFRKESDIMDVWFDSGTSYAGVLKQREELTWPADLYLEGSDQHRGWFNSSLSTSVAAFGKAPYKAVLTHGFLVDEQGRKQSKSLGNGVDPLQVVNQMGADILRLWVASADYKNDVAASQRIMKQMSEAYRKIRNTLRFLLSNLNDFDPAKDQVPYAELPEIDRWALLQLGKVIDRVLEGYEKYEFHWVYHTVHNFCTIEMSAIYLDIAKDRLYVEGKKSTLRRSAQTVLYQSLDALVRLIAPVLTFTADEIWPYVSGVAEGVNIQVEKMPTVKPEWMDEQLGAKWDQILSLRAEVTKALEKARQDKLINHPLTAQVDLYTPADLYEFLQGVPNLAEIFIVSDVELHQPTEETPVEATVAEDIEGLRIKVSSAAGEKCERCWMYHTEVGKDEAHPTLCPRCASVVKGIE
- a CDS encoding methyl-accepting chemotaxis protein — translated: MILTQQIADQIVQLIYTESGFHGIVCDSTGKIIADSAGTRVGKIHQGSKKIMTTSVNEIAVTKEDEERSNGGQREGLNIAVRSEGTKLGSFGIAGPIEVVTPVARIAVGMVISLLKDQELKDIIRKHVNQLHQAIEQAAGAIQEMAASAEEVAGISHTVSEVAYEGKEQVKETTNILEFIRRVSTQTNLLGLNAAIEAARAGEHGKGFSVVAEEVRKLAEESNRSANEIGTILNQFQEIIERITQGVVQNKEITEEQAKATQEIAQMIEKVQRVGDDLNSLALKL
- the gcvH gene encoding glycine cleavage system protein GcvH, with translation MNPTNLKYSKTHEWAKVDGNIVTLGITDHAQESLGDVVFVELPEEGVTVSAGEAYGTVESVKAVSDIVAAVTGKVLEFNQTVLDAPDTLNSDPYGEGWLIKVEVDDLKALDDLLSAAEYEALLEEGN
- the gcvPA gene encoding aminomethyl-transferring glycine dehydrogenase subunit GcvPA; its protein translation is MNYVPNTADQREQLLSRIGVQSIDDLFKDIPGTVRLKTNLNVLGGMAEQDLVKLVKGIANRNGNLEEYTSYLGAGAYEHYIPSYVDQLLMRSEFYTAYTPYQPEISQGTLMAIYEYQTLVCELTGMDAANASMYDGASALAEASLMSCDATRRKKVLVPATIHPEYREVLQTYLPPRGVEMVEVPSKDGVVDLDALERYLEKDVAGVLLQSPNFFGAIEKAEQIGKLAHDQGALFIMSVNPVSLGLLKSPGELGADIVVGEGQPFGNPLNYGGPYLGYLATRDKYVRRMPGRIVGATTDKKGKKGYVLTLQAREQHIRREKATSNICSNEALCALAFTIHLTGLGKKGLKDMANLNLQKAHYAAQEIAKLPGMRLAYAQPFFNEFVIETEVSPSKINQELIKEKIIGGLDLSRFYPELDHHLLICVTETKSKADIDQLVARLGEVK
- the gcvT gene encoding glycine cleavage system aminomethyltransferase GcvT; translation: MAELKRTPLYEEHQAAKAKLIDFGGWEMPVQYAGVIEEHNTVRTKAGLFDVSHMGEVDVKGKEALSFVQNLITNDVTLIQDGQILYSPMCYPEGGIVDDLLVYRYGIEHFYIVVNASNTDKDYAWMLEQAKGYDVQLNNKSAEVAQLALQGPLSEKILQGLTSIDLSEIKYYWFKHGEVNGVPCLISRTGYTGEDGFEIYSAPEKAPELWRKILEAGKSEGIQPIGLGARDTLRFEAKLPLYGNELGQEISPLEAGIGFFVKLAKEKFVGKEALEAQKEKGLSRKLVGLEMIERGIARSHYLIQKDGEEVGFITSGSFSPTLNKNIALGLVRADLAEMGSTLDVIIRGKAVKAQIIPTPFYKRAR